A stretch of the candidate division WOR-3 bacterium genome encodes the following:
- a CDS encoding S41 family peptidase, which yields MKKAYILVCLIFLVCGGMFIGQKLWAAPDTYSMLRAFNKILKELQDSYVTPVSPDSLIRGAIDGMIDMVHDPHTDFLTREEYSALRESTTGEFGGIGATIGKRDERIMVISPLEGTPAYRSGLQPGDEILNVNGVSTEGKSVDVVVKEIRGDPGTEVVLTIHRSLIDEPFDVEITRAIIKLDAVPYFGMIDDKIGYVYLRNFSISADVELKKALDSLFAMGVEKLVFDLRLNSGGLLNEGLTVSELFLPKGKEIVATKGRNERERMFRSQKTYSYVDFPMVTLVDGGSASASEIVAGALQDWDRSLIIGTTTFGKGSVQNIIPFEDSTALKLTTARWYTPSGRSIDKPVDWDGLDGRVTSAQQRLVDRLINELEELREQAKTDGEKKIVEMIEDDLYDIEDNIYRLRVDSTKLNEQKEFTTLGPLKRKVYGEGGIIPDVVIEPQRLSQLETDILTKGLGFDFVVKYTAEHNDIDKNFEVGDKLLKEFAVYLLEHEVEFTDKEYEDVKERLRSRLKQEFYTNRWGMKEGYRIRVADDSLVQQAVKMLKEVASSQDLFRHAK from the coding sequence ATGAAAAAGGCTTATATATTGGTGTGTCTCATTTTCCTCGTTTGCGGGGGAATGTTCATTGGTCAGAAACTATGGGCAGCCCCGGATACCTATTCAATGCTCAGAGCTTTCAACAAAATACTCAAGGAGTTACAGGATAGTTACGTAACACCGGTCAGCCCTGATAGTCTTATAAGGGGCGCGATCGATGGTATGATCGATATGGTCCACGACCCCCACACAGATTTCTTGACGCGTGAGGAATATAGTGCTCTGCGGGAATCGACGACTGGTGAGTTCGGGGGGATCGGAGCGACTATCGGCAAGCGCGACGAGCGTATCATGGTAATATCGCCGCTCGAGGGTACGCCGGCGTATCGGTCGGGTCTTCAGCCTGGTGATGAAATCTTGAATGTCAATGGTGTTTCGACCGAGGGCAAGAGTGTTGATGTGGTCGTAAAGGAGATTCGCGGCGATCCCGGCACCGAGGTTGTGCTCACAATACACCGTTCGTTGATCGATGAGCCATTCGATGTTGAGATCACACGTGCAATCATAAAACTCGATGCCGTGCCATATTTCGGCATGATCGACGACAAGATCGGTTATGTGTACCTGCGTAATTTTTCGATCTCCGCCGACGTTGAATTGAAAAAAGCTCTTGACTCGCTGTTCGCGATGGGCGTGGAAAAGCTGGTATTCGATCTGCGCCTGAATTCCGGGGGTTTGCTCAATGAGGGACTCACCGTGAGTGAACTATTTCTGCCGAAGGGCAAAGAGATCGTTGCTACCAAGGGAAGGAATGAGCGTGAGCGGATGTTCAGGTCACAGAAGACTTATTCTTATGTAGATTTTCCCATGGTGACCCTCGTGGATGGTGGGTCGGCTTCGGCATCCGAGATCGTGGCCGGTGCACTTCAGGATTGGGATAGAAGTCTGATAATCGGTACCACTACTTTTGGCAAGGGTTCGGTGCAGAATATCATACCCTTTGAAGACAGTACAGCTCTTAAGTTAACCACCGCCCGCTGGTATACTCCTTCGGGCAGGAGCATTGACAAACCAGTTGACTGGGACGGGTTGGACGGCAGGGTCACCTCGGCACAGCAAAGGTTAGTCGATAGGCTGATAAATGAACTTGAAGAGCTGCGGGAGCAGGCGAAAACCGATGGTGAGAAGAAGATCGTGGAAATGATCGAGGATGACCTGTATGATATTGAGGATAACATTTACAGGCTTCGCGTGGATTCGACGAAATTGAATGAGCAAAAGGAATTTACTACATTGGGACCGCTCAAGCGCAAGGTGTACGGCGAAGGAGGTATAATACCTGATGTTGTCATCGAACCTCAGCGGTTGTCCCAGCTGGAAACCGATATACTGACAAAGGGCCTGGGTTTTGATTTTGTCGTGAAGTACACGGCGGAACATAACGACATCGATAAGAATTTCGAGGTTGGGGATAAGCTGCTGAAAGAATTCGCGGTTTATCTTCTCGAACACGAAGTCGAGTTCACCGATAAAGAGTATGAAGACGTAAAGGAAAGGCTGCGCAGCCGGTTGAAGCAAGAGTTTTATACGAACCGGTGGGGTATGAAAGAGGGATACAGGATACGCGTGGCTGATGATTCCCTGGTTCAGCAAGCCGTGAAAATGCTAAAGGAGGTTGCGTCTTCGCAGGACCTTTTTCGTCACGCAAAATGA
- the purL gene encoding phosphoribosylformylglycinamidine synthase subunit PurL translates to MVDESFRIEITNRSDPRGNFIKESFHSFGLSGVEGVLVSDIYYISGAVSMSQIEKIARELLCDPVVEEYRIGEGGEAAEGFEVLFNYGVTDPKEESVRKAIADLRIEIQSVKTGNSYVIRGEFDRKQLIKSAELFLYNPLIQHVKHGKEDTHKPEAYELRINCVDLGGDVLKLSRDMGLSLSKTEMECIKDYFGSEKRKPTDVELETIAQTWSEHCRHKTFLGKILFDGEHIDNLLKNTIMQATREIDHPLCLSVFHDNSGVIDFDEDHGVCFKVETHNHPSALEPYGGAATGIGGVIRDILGTGLGARPILNTDVFCFGMPDFDYHELPDGILHPKTIIKGVIRGVRDYGNRMGIPTASGAICFDESFLYNPLVYCGCVGLIRKDRIKKGAKPGDMVLLVGGRTGRDGIHGVTFASAELSGESEKSCVQIGNPIMERRVMDCLLQVNEQGILNSVTDCGGGGLSSAVGEMGKETGVKVFLDRVPLKYKGLSPREIWISESQERMVLAVPQEHIQKVIQVFEGEGVLATVIGEFTDDRRLVLHYRESEVCDLDMEFLHDGLPMPVKKAVIKAKAPGEVDVPKPVDLNSLIIEIVSGLNACSREWVIREYDHEVQGASAIKPLVGVYGIGPQDAVVVRPDLNKKRGVVISCGINVRYGKLDAYNMALSVIDEAMRNMVATGGDITKATMLDNFCLSSPEREAVLGDLVLSARGCYDAAKCFGVPFISGKDSLYNEWVDKDGKVIAIPPVLLISAIGIVEDVDKCVTMDLKEIGSELYMLGETKEELGGSEYYRVLGVEAGAVPGLDLVNAPKIMARLHSAIQKGLVVACHDLSEGGLALAVSEMAFSGDIGAEIDLHTIPFTGKKKRFDTILFSESNTRFLVEVRQENKDEFTRLFSGTPVARIGKTVRDKRLRIFADDRKLVDLPLLVLRKKWLRKVV, encoded by the coding sequence ATGGTGGATGAATCTTTCCGTATTGAGATAACGAATCGCTCAGACCCGAGGGGTAATTTCATTAAGGAGTCTTTTCATTCTTTTGGTCTGTCCGGTGTCGAAGGAGTATTGGTAAGCGATATTTATTACATATCCGGTGCCGTGTCGATGTCGCAGATCGAAAAGATCGCCCGGGAATTGTTATGCGATCCTGTTGTTGAGGAGTACCGAATAGGCGAGGGTGGAGAAGCGGCAGAAGGTTTTGAGGTATTGTTCAATTACGGGGTTACCGATCCCAAGGAAGAAAGCGTAAGAAAGGCGATCGCCGATCTGCGTATCGAGATCCAATCGGTCAAGACCGGCAACAGTTATGTCATAAGAGGCGAATTCGACAGGAAACAGTTGATAAAGAGTGCCGAACTTTTCTTGTACAACCCGTTGATCCAACACGTAAAACACGGCAAAGAGGATACGCACAAGCCTGAAGCATATGAGCTGCGTATTAACTGTGTAGATCTGGGGGGCGACGTACTCAAGCTGAGTCGCGATATGGGGCTTTCTCTTTCAAAGACAGAAATGGAATGCATCAAAGATTACTTCGGTTCGGAAAAAAGGAAGCCAACAGATGTCGAACTCGAGACAATTGCTCAGACATGGAGCGAGCACTGCCGACACAAGACATTCCTCGGAAAGATCCTATTCGACGGTGAGCACATTGACAATCTCCTGAAGAATACAATAATGCAAGCCACACGGGAAATTGACCATCCGCTGTGTCTGTCTGTATTCCACGATAATTCCGGAGTCATTGATTTTGATGAAGATCATGGAGTGTGTTTCAAGGTGGAAACGCATAATCATCCTTCGGCCCTTGAACCTTACGGTGGCGCGGCTACAGGAATTGGGGGAGTGATACGTGATATTCTCGGTACCGGATTAGGTGCTAGACCGATCCTCAACACGGACGTTTTCTGCTTCGGCATGCCCGATTTCGATTACCATGAATTGCCCGACGGTATTCTACACCCAAAGACAATTATCAAGGGTGTGATCCGCGGTGTCCGCGACTACGGCAACCGGATGGGAATACCTACGGCCAGCGGAGCGATATGTTTTGATGAATCATTCCTCTACAATCCACTCGTATACTGTGGCTGCGTCGGTCTGATCAGAAAGGACCGTATAAAGAAAGGTGCAAAGCCAGGTGATATGGTCTTGCTCGTTGGCGGTCGGACTGGCCGTGATGGCATACACGGTGTTACATTTGCCTCGGCCGAGCTATCCGGAGAATCGGAAAAATCATGTGTCCAGATTGGCAATCCCATTATGGAAAGGCGCGTTATGGATTGTTTGCTGCAGGTGAACGAGCAGGGTATTCTGAATTCAGTGACTGACTGCGGCGGTGGTGGATTATCGAGTGCAGTGGGTGAGATGGGGAAGGAGACCGGGGTCAAGGTATTCCTCGATCGAGTGCCCCTGAAATACAAAGGCCTTTCCCCTCGAGAAATATGGATATCCGAATCCCAGGAAAGAATGGTACTTGCTGTCCCTCAAGAGCATATCCAAAAGGTCATCCAGGTCTTTGAAGGTGAGGGAGTCCTGGCAACCGTCATTGGTGAATTCACCGATGATAGACGTCTAGTATTGCACTATAGAGAAAGCGAGGTGTGCGATCTGGATATGGAATTCCTACACGACGGGCTGCCAATGCCAGTAAAGAAAGCAGTGATAAAGGCAAAAGCACCGGGCGAAGTCGATGTCCCCAAACCTGTAGATTTAAATTCATTGATCATCGAAATAGTCAGTGGTTTGAATGCGTGTTCAAGGGAATGGGTCATCAGGGAATACGATCACGAGGTCCAGGGCGCGAGCGCCATAAAACCATTGGTAGGAGTATACGGGATTGGTCCTCAGGACGCGGTCGTGGTTCGTCCCGATCTGAACAAGAAAAGGGGAGTGGTGATTTCCTGCGGGATCAATGTCCGGTACGGCAAACTGGATGCCTACAACATGGCGTTATCGGTCATCGATGAGGCGATGCGAAACATGGTCGCGACTGGCGGTGACATAACAAAGGCCACGATGTTAGATAATTTCTGTTTATCCTCACCGGAACGCGAAGCGGTTCTTGGCGATCTCGTCCTTTCGGCAAGGGGCTGTTATGACGCCGCAAAATGCTTTGGTGTTCCTTTCATATCGGGTAAGGATAGCCTCTATAATGAATGGGTTGACAAAGATGGAAAAGTCATTGCGATCCCACCGGTGCTTCTAATATCAGCGATCGGTATTGTCGAGGATGTGGACAAATGCGTGACAATGGATCTTAAGGAGATCGGTTCTGAACTCTACATGCTGGGCGAGACCAAAGAGGAACTGGGCGGTTCTGAATACTACCGGGTACTGGGCGTGGAAGCCGGAGCCGTTCCGGGTCTGGACCTTGTGAATGCTCCGAAGATAATGGCGCGTCTGCATTCGGCGATCCAGAAGGGTCTGGTTGTCGCCTGCCATGATCTTTCTGAAGGTGGCCTTGCACTGGCCGTGAGTGAAATGGCATTCAGCGGTGATATCGGTGCAGAGATCGACCTTCACACCATTCCATTTACAGGCAAGAAGAAACGGTTTGATACGATCCTTTTTTCGGAGTCCAATACGCGCTTCCTGGTCGAGGTGCGTCAGGAGAACAAAGACGAATTCACCCGATTGTTCAGCGGAACACCCGTTGCGAGGATCGGTAAGACGGTCCGTGACAAGCGTCTAAGAATATTCGCCGACGACCGCAAGCTCGTCGACCTGCCACTTCTTGTTCTAAGGAAGAAGTGGCTTAGAAAAGTTGTCTGA